The Pedobacter roseus genome contains a region encoding:
- a CDS encoding peptide MFS transporter, whose product MTSIPNQSKGHPKGLYVLFATEMWERFNYYGMRAILVLFMTKALLFDKAFASNLYGSYTGLVYLTPLIGGYIADRYWGNKKSIITGGLMMALGEFILFFCASLFHSNPSLSTFLFFTGLGFMIAGNGFFKPNISSLVGQLYPKGDKRSDAAYTIFYMGINVGGALGPIVCGFLGETGNVMDYKWAFFAGGVAMLLGVLVQILFQKKYVVAPDGKELGVVPAGTPKAALNPLVIGFGLAAFSALMIGLFYIDAKVFSFLTYLLVASVLFIAFIIFSDKSLNKIEKQRIRVIFIVAFFVIFFWSAFEQAGASLTFFAAEQTQRDLGFLTVPASIFASLNSIFVVAFAPIFAWLWIKLGKNEPASPTKMALGLFLLALGYLWIAFGVKDVSSSTKVSMMWLIGMYALHTCGELCLSPIGLSLVNKLAPLKFGSLLMAVWFLANAAANKFAGILSSLYPPGTAEIKQAADAGINLQPILSKTVVPSAQELAKLKDLKIPFEYQSILGFQINSLYEFFMMFVVMAGIASLILFAITKKLQKMMHQDILD is encoded by the coding sequence ATGACATCAATACCAAATCAATCTAAAGGCCACCCGAAAGGATTATACGTGCTTTTTGCCACAGAGATGTGGGAGCGTTTTAATTACTACGGCATGCGGGCGATCCTTGTCTTGTTTATGACAAAGGCCTTGTTATTCGATAAAGCTTTCGCCTCTAACCTGTATGGCAGTTATACTGGCTTGGTTTACCTAACACCTTTAATTGGCGGCTACATTGCCGACCGTTACTGGGGAAATAAAAAATCGATTATCACAGGTGGTTTAATGATGGCACTTGGTGAGTTTATCCTCTTTTTCTGTGCATCATTGTTCCATAGCAACCCATCCTTATCTACTTTCCTGTTTTTTACAGGATTAGGCTTTATGATTGCAGGAAATGGTTTTTTCAAACCGAACATTTCTTCTCTTGTTGGCCAATTATACCCAAAAGGTGATAAAAGAAGCGATGCAGCTTATACCATTTTTTATATGGGTATAAACGTTGGTGGCGCACTAGGGCCAATTGTATGCGGCTTTTTAGGCGAAACAGGTAATGTGATGGATTACAAATGGGCCTTTTTTGCAGGCGGTGTAGCCATGCTTTTAGGTGTTTTGGTGCAGATCCTCTTCCAGAAAAAATATGTGGTAGCCCCTGATGGTAAAGAGTTAGGCGTTGTTCCGGCGGGAACACCTAAAGCAGCTTTAAATCCTTTGGTTATCGGTTTTGGTCTTGCAGCTTTCTCTGCATTGATGATCGGTTTATTTTATATCGATGCAAAAGTATTCAGCTTTTTAACCTATTTATTGGTGGCATCAGTATTATTTATCGCATTTATTATTTTCTCTGATAAATCTTTGAATAAGATTGAAAAACAGCGTATCCGTGTAATTTTTATTGTTGCCTTTTTCGTAATCTTTTTTTGGAGTGCATTTGAACAGGCGGGTGCTTCGTTAACCTTTTTTGCCGCAGAGCAAACACAAAGGGATTTAGGCTTTTTAACGGTTCCGGCAAGTATTTTTGCGTCGTTAAACTCTATATTCGTGGTCGCATTTGCACCTATTTTTGCCTGGCTGTGGATTAAATTGGGTAAAAACGAACCTGCATCGCCAACTAAAATGGCATTGGGTTTATTCTTACTCGCGCTGGGTTATTTATGGATTGCTTTTGGGGTGAAAGATGTTTCATCGTCAACCAAAGTAAGTATGATGTGGTTAATCGGTATGTATGCCCTTCACACTTGCGGCGAGCTTTGCCTGTCTCCTATTGGTTTATCGCTGGTAAACAAACTGGCTCCGTTAAAATTCGGTTCATTATTAATGGCAGTTTGGTTTTTAGCCAATGCTGCTGCCAACAAATTTGCCGGAATTTTAAGCAGTTTATATCCTCCGGGAACTGCAGAAATTAAACAGGCTGCTGATGCAGGTATTAATCTTCAACCCATCTTATCAAAAACAGTTGTGCCAAGCGCTCAGGAACTGGCCAAATTAAAAGATTTAAAAATTCCATTTGAATATCAATCTATATTAGGCTTCCAGATTAATTCGTTATACGAGTTTTTCATGATGTTTGTAGTAATGGCCGGAATCGCATCGCTTATCTTATTTGCGATTACTAAAAAACTGCAAAAAATGATGCACCAGGATATTTTAGATTAA
- a CDS encoding peptide MFS transporter yields the protein MPTTNQTKHPKGLKFLFLSEMWERFGYYLMIGIFTLYLKDVKAGFAMTEAESADLYGTFIALVFLTPFLGGLLADRYLGYAKSIIIGGLMMGLGYCLMGVHSLPMLYLAMTLVILGNGFFKPNISTLLGNIYSTPEYVAKKDDGYNIFYMGINVGAFICNFFGAALYIMLGWEYAFFAAGVGMFIGVAVFISGLKHYRAFDIKKGMVDGDMSFLKISLLILLPSIIAGIIGWVLPTRLIGHPLVGSTSTDAFIFACFPVIYFYSTLFFKASKEEKRPIAALLTIFVVVILFWAVFKQNGTALTTWADRYTDRSLTNTTAKNTFSNLSLSQNLIYKKDSVALYDHAFRLQKVDGVVQKEYNYPVYFKNVPTAELPAEGGDVELWATNLSQSINPAWVILLTPLVVAFFTWLRSRGKEPSTASKIIFGIFISAISVLVMITAVYIGKNGSEKVSVLWLMGTYGIITIGELFLSPMGLSLVSKLSPVRITSLMMGGWFVSTSIGNKLSGVLATLWDTYEDKSNFFWVNFSLLMASAIIGLVLLKWLNNIMKEYGIK from the coding sequence ATGCCCACAACAAACCAAACCAAACACCCAAAAGGCTTAAAATTCCTTTTTTTATCAGAAATGTGGGAACGTTTTGGTTACTATTTAATGATCGGCATATTTACGCTCTATTTAAAAGATGTAAAAGCCGGTTTTGCGATGACGGAGGCCGAATCGGCCGATTTATACGGAACTTTTATTGCTTTGGTATTTTTAACCCCCTTTTTAGGTGGCTTATTGGCAGATAGATACCTCGGCTATGCCAAATCGATCATTATTGGCGGTTTGATGATGGGTTTAGGCTATTGTTTAATGGGGGTGCACAGCTTACCGATGCTTTATCTGGCTATGACCCTTGTTATTTTAGGAAATGGCTTCTTTAAACCCAATATTTCTACCTTATTAGGCAATATTTACTCAACCCCTGAATATGTTGCCAAAAAAGACGACGGTTATAATATTTTTTACATGGGTATTAACGTAGGTGCGTTTATCTGCAACTTTTTTGGTGCTGCATTATATATTATGCTCGGTTGGGAATATGCGTTTTTTGCCGCTGGTGTAGGCATGTTTATTGGCGTGGCGGTATTTATTAGCGGACTTAAACATTACCGGGCTTTCGATATTAAAAAAGGCATGGTTGATGGTGATATGTCTTTCCTTAAAATCAGTCTACTCATCCTCCTGCCGTCCATCATCGCAGGGATTATTGGTTGGGTTTTGCCAACCAGATTAATCGGTCACCCTTTAGTGGGTTCTACCAGCACCGATGCTTTTATATTTGCCTGTTTTCCGGTTATCTATTTTTACAGCACTTTATTTTTTAAAGCCAGCAAAGAAGAAAAACGACCTATTGCAGCCTTATTGACCATCTTTGTGGTCGTAATATTATTCTGGGCCGTATTTAAACAAAACGGGACCGCTTTAACCACCTGGGCCGACCGTTATACCGACCGGAGCCTCACCAATACCACCGCAAAAAATACCTTCTCAAACTTAAGTCTATCACAAAATTTAATCTACAAAAAAGACAGCGTGGCACTTTACGATCATGCTTTCCGTTTACAAAAAGTGGATGGTGTGGTGCAAAAAGAATACAATTACCCTGTTTATTTTAAAAATGTACCCACTGCCGAACTGCCTGCCGAAGGTGGCGATGTAGAATTATGGGCTACAAATCTGAGTCAGTCCATTAATCCGGCATGGGTAATCCTCTTAACGCCGTTGGTGGTTGCATTTTTTACCTGGCTACGCAGCAGAGGAAAAGAGCCAAGTACCGCCAGTAAAATTATATTCGGCATCTTCATATCCGCTATTTCGGTACTGGTGATGATTACTGCCGTTTACATCGGCAAAAATGGATCAGAAAAAGTTTCGGTGCTCTGGTTGATGGGTACTTATGGCATCATCACCATTGGCGAACTGTTTTTAAGTCCGATGGGCTTATCGCTTGTATCAAAATTAAGTCCCGTACGCATCACCTCATTAATGATGGGTGGTTGGTTTGTTTCTACCTCCATCGGCAATAAACTATCGGGTGTACTGGCTACCCTGTGGGATACTTACGAAGACAAATCTAATTTCTTTTGGGTAAACTTTTCTCTTTTAATGGCTTCGGCAATCATCGGCCTGGTGTTATTAAAATGGTTAAACAACATCATGAAAGAATACGGCATAAAATAA
- a CDS encoding acetyl-CoA C-acyltransferase produces MKEVVIVSAVRTPIGSFGGSLAQFSATQLGGFAIKAAIEKAGLKPEQIQEVYMGNVLSANLGQAPATQAAKYAGLPDLPATTINKVCASGTKAIMLAAQSIANGDNDIIVAGGMESMSNVPYYLDKARNGYRLGHGQITDGLVKDGLWDVYNDYHMGSAAELCATECNISREAQDNFAIESYKRAQAAQTSGKFASEIIAVEVKDRKGEITLVDTDDEPTAVKFDKIPSLKPVFKKDGTVTAANASTLNDGAAALVLMSADKAKELGLTPLAKILGYADAQQAPEWFTTAPSKAIPLALHKANIDIKDVDFFEINEAFSVVSLANNQLLNLNDHQVNVNGGAVSLGHPLGASGARIVVTLLSVLAQNDGKIGVAGICNGGGGASALVIEKL; encoded by the coding sequence ATGAAAGAAGTTGTTATTGTATCAGCTGTAAGAACCCCTATTGGAAGTTTCGGAGGCTCATTAGCCCAATTTTCTGCTACCCAACTTGGCGGCTTCGCTATTAAAGCGGCAATTGAAAAAGCCGGATTAAAACCCGAACAGATCCAGGAAGTATATATGGGCAATGTGTTATCGGCCAATTTAGGTCAGGCACCTGCAACCCAAGCTGCAAAATATGCCGGCTTACCAGATTTACCTGCAACCACCATTAATAAAGTATGTGCATCGGGCACAAAAGCCATTATGCTTGCCGCACAAAGTATTGCCAACGGCGATAATGATATTATTGTGGCCGGAGGTATGGAAAGCATGAGCAATGTGCCTTATTACCTTGATAAAGCAAGAAATGGCTACCGTTTAGGTCATGGACAAATTACCGACGGACTTGTAAAAGATGGTCTTTGGGATGTATATAACGATTACCACATGGGTTCTGCCGCCGAACTTTGCGCTACCGAATGTAATATTAGCCGCGAGGCACAGGATAATTTCGCCATCGAATCTTATAAAAGAGCGCAGGCTGCACAAACATCGGGCAAATTTGCCAGCGAAATTATAGCGGTAGAAGTGAAAGACCGTAAAGGTGAAATTACATTAGTTGATACCGACGATGAACCAACCGCAGTTAAATTTGATAAAATCCCATCATTAAAACCCGTTTTCAAAAAAGATGGAACGGTAACGGCGGCAAATGCTTCTACCTTAAATGATGGTGCAGCAGCTTTGGTTTTAATGAGTGCCGATAAAGCAAAAGAACTGGGTTTAACACCACTGGCTAAAATTTTAGGCTATGCTGATGCGCAACAAGCACCTGAATGGTTTACCACAGCACCTTCTAAAGCCATTCCATTGGCTTTACATAAAGCTAATATCGATATTAAGGATGTTGATTTTTTCGAAATCAACGAAGCATTCTCTGTAGTTTCATTAGCGAACAACCAATTATTAAATTTAAACGATCATCAGGTAAATGTAAATGGTGGTGCAGTTTCTTTAGGTCACCCGCTGGGTGCATCAGGAGCAAGGATTGTAGTTACCCTCCTTTCGGTACTGGCACAAAATGATGGAAAAATCGGTGTTGCGGGCATCTGCAACGGCGGTGGCGGTGCGAGTGCATTGGTGATCGAAAAATTATAA